The Erigeron canadensis isolate Cc75 chromosome 4, C_canadensis_v1, whole genome shotgun sequence genome window below encodes:
- the LOC122597559 gene encoding glucan endo-1,3-beta-glucosidase 8, with product MTSIWGMGMTSLLMVFLCFSIAKSEGENVGVGVNWGTMTSHELPAEKVVEMMKENGFKKLKLFEAEKRIMEALIGSEIQVMVAIPNFMLSDMSQDPSYADYWVDANISAYSYPGGVNIKYVAVGNEPFLKAYNATYLQITLPALKNVQNALHRAGLGDQIKATVPLNADIYESPESNPVPSAGDFRPEIKDATIEIIRFLNANDAPFTVNIYPFLSLYGNPYFPMDFAFFDGSNYKPVKDGYYLYTNVFDANYDTLVASLTKAGYPEMKIIVGEIGWPTDGDINANVKNAKRFNQGVIKHVLSSKGTPKRNGPLDIYLFSLLDENKKSTAPGSFETHWGIFEYDGKPKYELDLSGSRRDKGLSPVLGVEYKSRRWCVLNPRVKELDGLAKEIDYACSLSDCTSLGYGSTCNHLSLSENASYAFNMYYQLQDQHEWDCDFSGLAILTKEDPSVGECRFPVMIAYGTSVVVHRTVLKVLFGVLEGCIVFLLLFS from the exons ATGACGTCAATATGGGGAATGGGGATGACATCATTGTTAATGGTGTTCTTGTGTTTTTCGATAGCGAAATCGGAAGGCGAAAATGTGGGGGTGGGAGTAAACTGGGGAACAATGACAAGCCATGAATTACCTGCAGAAAAGGTGGTGGAAATGATGAAAGAAAATGGGTTCAAGAAACTGAAGCTGTTTGAAGCAGAGAAGAGAATAATGGAAGCACTGATTGGTTCAGAGATACAAGTGATGGTTGCCATACCCAATTTCATGTTGTCTGATATGAGTCAAGATCCAAGTTATGCTGATTATTGGGTTGATGCCAATATTTCTGCTTATTCTTATCCTGGTGGTGTTAATATCAA GTATGTTGCAGTTGGAAATGAGCCTTTTCTGAAAGCATACAATGCTACATATCTACAAATCACATTACCAGCTTTGAAAAATGTCCAAAATGCCCTTCATCGCGCCGGGTTGGGTGACCAGATCAAAGCTACAGTCCCGTTGAATGCTGATATCTACGAGTCTCCTGAGTCAAACCCTGTTCCGTCTGCTGGTGACTTTCGGCCAGAAATCAAAGATGCTACTATTGAGATCATCCGGTTTCTTAATGCCAATGATGCTCCGTTCACGGTTAACATTTACCCGTTTCTTAGTCTGTATGGTAACCCTTACTTTCCTATGGATTTTGCGTTTTTTGATGGGTCGAATTATAAGCCTGTTAAAGACGGGTATTATCTCTATACCAATGTGTTTGATGCAAACTACGATACGTTGGTTGCTTCTTTAACGAAAGCAGGTTATCCAGAAATGAAAATTATAGTTGGGGAAATCGGGTGGCCTACAGATGGTGACATAAATGCTAATGTGAAAAACGCGAAAAGATTTAACCAGGGTGTGATTAAACATGTTTTGAGCTCGAAAGGTACCCCCAAAAGAAACGGGCCATTGGATATTTACCTTTTTAGCCTTCTAGACGAGAACAAAAAGAGTACAGCTCCGGGCTCATTTGAAACCCATTGGGGTATATTTGAATATGATGGTAAACCCAAATATGAGTTGGACTTATCGGGCTCCAGAAGAGACAAGGGGTTAAGCCCGGTTTTAGGGGTGGAGTACAAGAGCAGAAGGTGGTGTGTGTTGAACCCACGGGTCAAAGAACTGGACGGGCTGGCTAAGGAGATTGATTATGCATGTAGTTTATCTGATTGTACATCTTTAGGCTATGGATCTACATGTAACCACTTAAGTCTGTCTGAAAATGCATCTTATGCTTTTAATATGTATTATCAACTTCAGGATCAGCACGAATGGGATTGTGATTTTTCAGGGCTAGCGATATTGACAAAGGAGGATCCATCTGTGGGTGAATGCCGGTTTCCAGTGATGATTGCATATGGTACTTCAGTAGTGGTTCATCGGACCGTTTTAAAGGTTTTGTTTGGTGTTCTTGAAGGTTGCATTGTGTTCTTGCTTCTTTTTTCTTAG
- the LOC122596315 gene encoding syntaxin-32-like, giving the protein MKSSYVQGVSTYRDRTNEFASIADTLRKSSLTAIPNSNGGGVVRASNEGSRSKAAFQAEFNKRAAKVSYGIHHTSQKLAKLAKLAKRTSVFDDPTMEIQELTAVIKQDITALNAAVVDLQLVCNAQNESDNVSSDTTTHSTTVVDNLKNRLMGATKEFKEVLTMRTENLKVHENRRQLFSASNSTEPTNPFARQRPLANRSTANTSTSPPPWVNNTSTSSPLFPRKQADGESQPLLHQQQNQQQQQMVPLQDSYMQSRAEALHNVESTIHELGTIFTQLATMVSQQGELAIRIDENMEDTLANVEGAQGQLMRYLNGISSNRWLMIKIFFVLIVFLMIFLFFVA; this is encoded by the exons ATGAAGTCATCATATGTTCAAGGTGTTTCAACATATAGAGATCGAACGAATGAGTTTGCTAGCATAGCTGATACGCTACGGAAATCATCGTTAACGGCGATTCCGAACAGCAACGGCGGCGGTGTTGTTAGGGCTTCTAATGAAGGATCTCGATCCAAAGCTGCATTTCAAGCGGAATTCAATAAACGAGCTGCTAAAGTTAGTTATGGAATTCATCACACCTCTCAGAAGTTAGCCAAACTTGCTAAAT TGGCAAAAAGGACCTCTGTTTTTGACGATCCAACGATGGAGATTCAAGAATTGACAGCTGTCATCAAGCAGGACATTACTGCTCTTAATGCAGCTGTGGTGGATTTGCAGCTTGTTTGCAATGCACAAAATGAAAGTGATAATGTTTCAAGTGACACGACTACCCATTCAACTACTGTTGTTGATAATCTGAAGAATCGTCTGATGGGGGCCACAAAGGAGTTCAAGGAAGTCCTTACTATGAGGACAGAG AACTTGAAGGTTCATGAAAATAGAAGGCAGTTATTTTCTGCCAGTAATTCAACAGAGCCTACCAATCCATTTGCTCGACAACGTCCCTTAGCTAACAGATCAACTGCTAACACTTCTACTTCACCTCCTCCTTGGGTTAACAACACCTCAACTTCATCTCCACTATTTCCCAG GAAGCAAGCAGATGGAGAATCTCAGCCATTATTACACCAGCAACAAAATCAACAGCAACAACAGATGGTCCCGCTACAAGATAGTTACATGCAAAGCCGAGCCGAAGCTCTTCACAATGTTGAGTCAACCATTCATGAGTTGGGCACCATTTTTACACAATTGGCAACCATGGTTTCTCAGCAAGGGGAGCTTGCAATTAG GATTGATGAGAACATGGAAGATACACTAGCAAATGTAGAAGGTGCACAAGGGCAACTAATGAGGTACCTTAATGGTATATCATCCAACAGATGGCTTATGATAAAAATATTCTTTGTATTGATTGTATTCCTTATGATTTTCCTATTCTTTGTCGCTTAA